The window CTCCCTGATAATCAGGATGTGCCGGACGTGTTTTATCTGTCGGTAATTCCAGTAATTCGGGAATATCTTTCAGCTGCTGACACCAGTAATTCAGTTGTTGCTGTAAAATATCACCTTGCAGCCATTGACGTTGCCATATTGCAAAATCACTGTATTCAATATCAAGATCAGAAAGATCAGGCTGTTTATCCTCCATAAAAGCATTATACGCTGATCGTAAATCACGAAGCAGAATATCAACTGACCATCCATCACTGGCAATATGATGCATATTAACCATGAAAACAGCCTGATCGGAACCAAGATGTAATAATTTAAAACTGACAGGTAAGCCCTTATGTAAATCAAAAGCCATCATGCTATGTTGATCAACCTGTCTTTTGATTTCATGCTGTAAAGCATCGCCCTGTAATTGACTTAAATCTTTCTGTTCAATAAGGCCCATATTGGTGGGTATATCATGAACTTCTACAAAGGGCTCGCCGTTGATGGAAAAGAATGAACTGCGCAATACACTGTGCCGTTCCAGTAACCAATGGGCACTTTTTTCCAAGGCTTCAATATTCAATTTCCCTGATAACATCCACGCACCGGGCATGTTATAGGTGGCTGTTTCCTGTTCGTCAAATTGATCTAAAAACCATAAACGTTGTTGAGCAAAAGAAAGTTGTTTGTGAGTCTGGTTTGATAATTTTTCAATTGGAGGTAAACTGGTCGTCTTATTTTCCTCATCAAGTAATGATGCTAGACTTGATAATTCAGGGTGGGAAAATATGCTACGTATAGACAATTCAATTTGAAATACATCCCGAATACGTGCAACGAGCTGTACTGCTAATAAAGAGTGTCCTCCCATTTCAAAAAAATTATCATTCCTGGTGATATGTTCGGATTTTAATAAACTGCTCCATATCCCGGATAATAATTCTTCTGTAGGCGTAACCGGTTGGCGACCACCGACGGATTCTTTAGTTTCTGGAAGAGGTAAAGACTTGCGATCAATTTTTCCGTTTGCCGTTAATGGTATTGACTCCAAAGAAATAAACAACGAAGGAATCATATAATGAGGTAGGCTTTCCTCAGCAAGAACAGTCAGTTCAGAAATTATTTTTTCAGCTTGCAACGTTTTCCCTTTATAAGGGGTGTTAGCATAGCGTGACCAAGTTGTTTTACAAGTTGTTTTACAAGTGTTCATTTGATGTTTTTTATATGAAGTGTCGTAGGGTCAACGGCGCGCCGTGACCCTACAGTGCAGCACCTAAAATGGGAAGTTTATTTATTTTTGATTTCCTTACGCCGCAAGCAACGATTTGTCGGTTTCAGCGTTTATCAATAACTTCTGAAAAGTGGCTGTTATGTGGGACAGGAAATCTGCTGGTCTCGTTTCAGCGTGGAGATTCTGCTGCCACTCTTCTCTACATCCACATGTTATCCCCTGAAAGTCCTTTACAGTCTGGCTCCGATTAAAACTATGGACAGCTTCTTTCATCTGCTGATTACAAGCAGGACAATTTTCAGTATACGCAAGTGCTTCAACACTGTAATGAGGTGGACTGATATACATCTGTGTTGTTAACCCCAAAGTTTCGCGACGATGTAACACTTCATGAAGACTCCATAATCGTGGCGGAGTGTATAGGCCAAGCTTCCAAAGTCCATGCATCAAGGTGTATTCCTCAATAGTTGCTAACTCAAAGTCAATCCGGGGCAAATTGAATGATTCAAGATAAACCAAACTGTCAACTGCATCCTCAATCGCCATTTTTTCTGTCAGAAACGGCGGTTTGAGCATAATCAGGGGGATGAGTCGAACCTTATGGCGTTGCAATAAATCAGCCTTTTCTTCAAAAAGTTCACGAGAAAAATTTTTATTCACACAGATATCGCGTATTATATCATTTGATGACTCAAAGCCGACAGCGATCTCCAATTCAATATCACCTAACACCTCGGTCAGGGCGATTACTTTTTCTTCGTCTATATCAATAACTTTTGTTTCTATAACAATTCGTTGTATAGAAGGCTGTTGAGCAAGCATCATAAAGGCTCGCAAAACAACATCAAAGTCGATTTCACGTTCTTCAAACAGACTTCCGTCGTTATACAGACTGATA is drawn from Candidatus Electrothrix aestuarii and contains these coding sequences:
- a CDS encoding radical SAM protein, translating into MKFSELRFEMSEWGEYVDRLVLFLRGTGCTWAKDNGGCTFCGFWNATNFGEKVSNQDYLHQVSQVLSDPQVGVENYHIISLYNDGSLFEEREIDFDVVLRAFMMLAQQPSIQRIVIETKVIDIDEEKVIALTEVLGDIELEIAVGFESSNDIIRDICVNKNFSRELFEEKADLLQRHKVRLIPLIMLKPPFLTEKMAIEDAVDSLVYLESFNLPRIDFELATIEEYTLMHGLWKLGLYTPPRLWSLHEVLHRRETLGLTTQMYISPPHYSVEALAYTENCPACNQQMKEAVHSFNRSQTVKDFQGITCGCREEWQQNLHAETRPADFLSHITATFQKLLINAETDKSLLAA